The genome window TCTACTTTGTAACGCCACAAAAACTCAATTTCTTGAGTAAAAATTTAGAAACACTAGCAAATCGATCTTCATCCACTCTTCCACacaatatacacatacatatccATTAAATTCAccaatatacacatacatatccACACTTCCAGCAATATAAATTACTCAATTAGATTCACGTAACCAAAATTCCACacaatatacacatacatatccATGAACTATACATACACATCTCTAACagcaaaataaacaaaaatcacCGTCTCGAGCAACAGATCGACGCAAATTAGACCTGGATCTAGCTAATAAACGATATTCAACTGCGAATTAAGCATCAAAACACGATAATTTCACGAAAAAAGGAGTAAATTTCGCAATAATAGTGATTGTCATCGGGTAAATTGAAAAATGTGCCGCGTTTGTGTACAGATCTGAGATGTTATTGTAGATATATACAGAGAAGGTGTGTATGAATGTAAAGATTGTACCTTTTTTGATGGAGATAGAGAGCTTGTTCGCGAAAAGAGAAGAAGGCGATATCTTCGGGCGGCAGTTGCGATATAATGCTGGAGAGTGGTTGGTGAGCTAACTAACATGTACGCCTAAATCTAGTAATAAATTAATTGTGATTTGAGAataatgtttttaaaataaaaatcagaatgatgttttttttttttttttgtaatatctAAGTCATTTCAATGTACATGAAATGTTTAGTAGttcatttgaaaattggaatttatttttataaaatgtgtACGTACATAGCGCTGGATTACTAGTTAGATgtataaaattatgaatttaagatGTATCcgttagaaaatattttattctggTTTTTAGATTCTCTTTTCTCATATctcatatattataattattataatcattttaatattcaatgtagatataaatacaaacacaTTCAGatagattaatatttttattcaaatttcaatatatataaacatatttatttaCTTATAGAAAAGATAGATGACTGTTAATTATATTGATAACTATTATGAAGATTATTAGTGTTggaaaaaatacaatatttatatctaatttACCCTTTTGATATTCTAGCTTAGTGATTTTTCCCTTGTAAATGTAACATTGAGATACGCTCTTGGcttattcattaaaaaaacaCTCTTATTTTTCTTAACCTCTGTCCAACTCTGATACACAAAACATAAATTATCCAActtaatatatgttaatttCTCAAAATTATTTATCGTGTTTTTACCTGCCCTGCTGTGGTTGGAAACTTGGTACTGGTTTTTGGTCTACCAGAGTAGCTTTTTAGTATCCATAagtaaacaaaaataaacaccAAACAAAAACTGatgagaaaagaaaaaatagCCAGATTAGTAATCACCACGAAAGTGCGTATTTTTTAACCTGTAATCTAGATAACATTGTCAGAAGAAAACCTCGGCTGAAGCTTTAAACTCCCATTTAGACAGTGAATGCCGTGGCACAAAGTTTGGTCAAAGGAGAATGGAATAAAAAAGGATGGaatgattaaaaataatgaaaataatagaGAAAGTACGGAagtttttggggggggggggggggggggaatgatcaattataaaattgttaagatgaaatttaaaaaacaaattgagTATAGGAAGGATTGGAGCATTCCTTCTCAAATTTTGAGTTCATCTCTACTTTAGAATGTAAGGAATGGAACGGAAGAAGGAATGGAGTTTATAAACAATAATCTAtaacatagttcaaatttcattaaattcctcCCAAATTCATTCAACgaaaccaaacacaacattaagtTGTTGCACAAAGACACTTCTATAGACGACATGAGATAGCCTATCACCATTCCACTTCCCTGATGCACTAGGTGCAGTTTAAGCTGTAAATTTCCTCTCAGATAATGTTGTAGACTATAGCATGTCACAAAAAACTATGGAATtacaaaatgaatatatataagctCTATCAACCTCTCGCAAATTGTTAGGGATATCCACCCAAATAGCGAACTACATCTCAAGGCTCATCCATTTGTATATGACTGTCAATACCCACTACCAATTACTTTCTGAATATGATCAGCATCATTTAGTTGACCGTAATCCAATTTTGACATTAATATTATGAATGAGTCCCAAATACAAACCGCTTCGGCATGCAGATTTCTTCAATGTTTCCATGAAGCTCTTTCTTTGCTGGATGCAGCTTTATTTCGTACAGCTTTGGCCAAAGCTTTCCTGTCACTAAAATATCGCTCCCTAATTATTACATTTAGATAGCAAAATACCAAGAGCATATATGGCCTGAGAAATAGATCTGAGCTTAGCGATTCATTTGTGGTTTTATGCTTTTCAAAAGTTCTAGAGGCTTCCATTAGTTCAGACTGCTAACCATATGATGCCACATATTAACACACAATTAGCATCAGATCTCAAAATAGGCTGTTTACACATCACAGTTACACTGAAAAAACTCAATTCTAGACACAAAAGTATAACAGTGCACCCACAATGTATAACATAACCACAAGCAAAATCATATTAGAAAGACAATTATTACTTGAAAAAAGTATCATACGCAGCTTACCAAAAATTCTGTCGTTCTCTTTATCCCATGCTATGCCATTTAAAACATCAAAATTCTGAAACAGGGAAAGAAGcaattttaaaactgaaaaagaacaaaatgattttttttccttttaaatctgaagtctttttctttgtttattcTTGCCCAGTCAGAAGAGTGTTAACTTATTTGCATAAAAGCATGTTAGCAACTAAAAAATCCTTACTTTTCTTCCAGCAGCCAGTAATCCTTCTCTGTATATAAGAGTAAAAGAAACAGTAACTTAAAGTTTGAGGTGGAATGGcttaacaaaatcaaatatctatctatctatataagAAGCTGTGTTTTTTCAACGAATTTTAAAGCACAAACCTTAAACTTTGAAGTAGAATCCACTCCCGGACAACACCATCTTTCGGTGAAATTCTAGCAATGCAGTCAGTCTGCTTCACAAGAACACAAGTTCAAGACATTCCAAACTACAACATCGTcagcataaaaaaaaaaaaaaaaagacccgTGAAACTGCAACATAATCTATCTTGAGTGACACAATAAAGTCGCGATTTCGTCTTTGCAAGCAATCACATGATTATCACAGACTATAATTTTGAAGGacaaacataaacataaatGAACTCAAATAAACTTTCATGAGCGATTGCCAACTACGTAAAGTTATATGCAGAGGAAAACCATCAATTCAAAGTGGGAGAGAGCACGATCTACCTACAAAAGCCCTCACCTTAATGTTGTTCAACTACAAAGATACCTGTCACATTAATTTTTCTTTCCTTTACAAAGTTCTATGAATTTGACAACTCTCAcacaacaaaattaaaactaaacgAAATAACATAACTCTTACTCTAATGCCATTTTCCAATGCGATTTAAATTTAATGGACGAGTATAAACAAGGTTGTTACCTGCCAAACATTTGCCCAAACTTCATCATTTATGTACTCCAGCTCATTGAGGTTATGCACTTCATAACCATTATAAGTGACAACTTGTTTTTGTATGACTGCTTTGGCAATAACATGTAGCAAAAACAGGAAGGGTAAAGGTAAATATCCAGGGTACAGTAATATGATTCAACAGCTATTCAGATATATCACATAAAAGCAATGATGCCTTAAATGTACCAGAATCTTCACTTCGATACTGTACACAGATTTAACCAACAGGACATATATACACCATCTATTCAACACTCCCCCTTTCCCTAGCACTACCCCCACACAAATCCAAGCAGAAAAAAGTAAGATCAATGTTTTGCTGAAACCTTTCATATTTAGCGGATCAATTTGATACAATGTTGAGCTTCCATCAGTTCCAAACAAAAATTTGCCATCAGTAGCCAGCCCCCAACCATCTCCCATTTGGTGAGTAAAGCTCTTAACCTGCAACAATTTTGGTGTGAATTACCACAAGATTATACAGCAACACGAATATCATAAACTACCAAATAATCAAAAGATAGTACAGATGAAGTCATAATGCAAACTCAACTCTTGCTCGATATACataatggaacagtagagtcaCCTTATTAAGTCGAActagtataaataataataaacagaGACCGTCAGACAGTGCAAAAATAAAGAACGGGGAGTGTGTTACCAATATGCCTCAAAAAGAATGACCCTTTCAAGAGGGTCATTCTTTTttaaacggagggagtaatatataacCAATATGAACACTGATAATTTTGAGAATATGTGATCGAGCTAAATAAACTAAGGTCATATCTTATGCACCTGATAAGTAATGTCACAAATATTAGTGCATGAGCTGAAATCTTAGATCTTTACTCGGTGCCCTTGCTTATCTTCTATTCTAATAGTCCaactaatttcaaatatatttaactttAACTACATATGATCACAGGACTCTCCcccaaaattttattatgatacTTGATCATGTCACACATCCCTATTATGTAATATCCAATTTCAATGTCCACACACCACAACTTTTCATAATATCAACCTTTTAATATTAGAGCAATCCAGATCAACGGAATGTTTTCCTATCATTTTTGGCCGACTCTGAGACTTTTGTTAAGTTGTAAGAAGTAAGGTATTAACATGTATTcttaatatgaatatatataaagatataaggTATTAAAGCCTAAAAAAAGGGAATTTTAATATAAGTTTAGGAAAtaagaataataaataattaaatgtcGCGTTAGAAAGTTGAAGGCCATTTTTTAGATTATCTTACCTTAGCAATACGTCAGATGAAAACGCGTATCATTCTTTTTTGTGACGAGGCCCTCAGTCCCTCACATACACTATCTGACTATCATCTCTGCTACCTCATCTATAATGTAAAGTGggattaaattttaatgataCGTGGTACAAACAATTTATTACTTGTAAGTTCTAACTACAAAAAGTCCCTGTCAAGATGAAACATAAGGCCAACAACTTTTTAATATCAGTGCTTTCCATCTCTTCAACGTATATGCTTTATAATACTAAAATTTACATATACTTTTAGGTAGTGTCATGCAAAGATCATACAATTTATAGACagatataatctaataaaatatcaCCAATCCATAACTGCAAGATGAAAAcaccaaataaaaatatactacaCTTCAATATTACATGCGTAGAGAAAAcacaatttataaattattgtaaGAGGTGAAAAGAACAGACTTTGCTGAAATTATTTCGATCATAAATGAAACCAATTTTCTTCAACCAAGTAACTTGATATAACCTACAAAAAGCGCATAAAGTTACTATATCAGAATCAGGGACCCTCAGCTTTAAAACCGACatcatcatatataaaaatataataaactctTATTTTGATCAAAACTTTTGTACGCATTAGTTGTCACACAGCTTTGTACACATATTATACCACAGAACCCTAGCCATAAAAAAGCCTGATGCAGAATGAGTAATTGTACTATTaatttaaatgtattatatgttaTTGCTTAGAAATGGGATTAAtagtaatttaaaatcattacatatatagttAAATAGATTATTAGGaacaattttaaattacaaTTGAAGGATTCGAAAATAATTTGTTACATTTATTACTAGTTACCTGTTATAGGATTTTACTTCATATGTAATAATCGGCCTAGTGCTGGTTGCGTGCTTTATAAGACTATCTATTCCGACTAAGCACGCGACAGGTTTTATGGATCGCCTATTAGGATATCATGCCTTCATAGTGGTTCTGGGGAAAGCATGCATAATACAATAGAGTTGGATTCTGTTCTTTCAGCTGTTAAAGTAGATGACTTATCATTTTAGATTTTTTCCTTTATTCATTAATAAATTACCACTTCAGCTTATACTATTGCCCTAGACGGGTGCATAGGGGTTTTTCATGGCCAAGAGGGGCCCTTGGTAAGGTGAtccaattttaccatttctGTTTTTGTGTTGGTTTGGAAATTGTTCATAGCATTGTACCGGACCACATATAGAGAAAGCCAGAGTCACTTTTTACTATGACTACGGCCCAATGAGAAATTTGAACTTTCATACATTGCTTTGCGCATGAAAAATTATTACTCTACAGTAATGAACTTTGGGGCTTGTCCCGAGAGTGATGTGTTCCTCCCTACCAAGGGCATGTTGGAGGTGAATCtctttttttattcaattatcgGTTCTTTAAAGGACAGTAACTATGCATTACTCGAGTATTTTTTTTAGATGACAGGTTTTTCTGTACACTTTTAAAGCTTAGTCATTACCAATGGCGTGGCAATGGGTGACCCTACAACTACTTCTCGCTATCGTGATTGGGGATGCCTCTCTTGTGTGACACTTGGTAACTTCAGCTTTTTCTTTAGATATTCCATGTGCACCTAGGCACTCCAAAGTaagtttacaaaaaaaataaaaaaaaatgtcttTTGCATGGATTCCATTTTGTTAAGCTTGGAATTTGGATAAAGGTTAGTGACTAGTTAACCATTCATGTGGGGTACATTGCGGGGACTCACAAACACGTCAACATTGCACACAGTTGTTTTTTCCTTGGTATGGTACAATGTCTTTGCATTGTTCGCTTTGAGGATTAGTATTCTATTAAATGGACTTCGAGTATCACTTTCGATACACAAGTGGACATCTAACCACATGGTTAACCTTCCCTGCTAGATGTGTATGGCCCCTCTAGTTTTATCATATGTTGTAAGAGGAAACAGTTGTTTAAGGGTTCATCTTCAACAAAGGACTTCTTTTCACAATGTGGTCATGTATAGTATCTGGAGATGGATAGCTTTGTTGCTTGTATTCCCTTCGTCCCAGCAGGTTGTCTacattcactgtttgcacgcattttgaggctcctataacgtatagtttcataacgtttttttaatttatttttttaatataaaagtttaaacgtcaaacttttgttcaggaattttttcaaaaaaagaatattatgaaactataatttACAAGAGCCTCAATATGCGcgccaaaaaataacgtaaagaacctgctgggacagagggagtaccttTTTTATTAAACTTGATTTAATAGGTTGGTCTGTTGAAGGGGTGGGATCCCCATAAATTAAGGAGTATGGAATTGCTTCTAATACATGGTTGCATCGAGCTTTACTTCAAGAAAATAGACGTTGTCCACGATAATATCATCTATTTAGATCTTCTAAAATAAGTATCATTGTTGAgtagaaaataatttatttatttttatttcacatAATATATCTTGAAAAAAGGTAGTGACATGAAAGAAATTCATTCACAAACCTGTCACCAATAAGAGTTAAACCCTCTCCAAAGTAAGATGATTCCATCTTATGAAGTCTTAAAATCTGTTAAAATAGGAAATAAACGATAtaagttaaatcaaataaatctACCAAATCGCATACAAAGACCAAAAATAATTAATGCATCTTAAAGACCCTTTTTCCATTTCTGATCATTACAATCTGAGAatgcacaaaaaaaaaattgttgtacCTCGCCAGTCTGAATAGCTACTCGTCGAACTGTTGACTGAAAAGAGTGGCAACAGCTGGTTGTTAGCAGACGATATATCAAACAGTCATAATAATGTAGCACAAGATACTAAAAAACGAATAAACCagaaacaatatattttattctaatataCGCTACAATAGCATCTTGATGAAACAGAAAAACTCACCTGACCATAAAGACCAGTTGACTCAAAAACCGTATCATTTCCTCCATACAAAAGCCcctaaaacaaacaaataactGCCCGATCAGCTCATTAGCTCACCCTACAGCAAAAACTAAATAACCCACTCTACTATCATCAAAAACAGCTTAAATTCACAACACACTCCAATCATATAATCAACAAGCCATTCATTTCCTCGTTAGCACATACTACAACACAAAATACCATCGACTCTACTAGCATCATAAACAGCTCAATTTCACAACACACTCCAATCATATAATCAAATCAACATTCATTTCCATAGCAAAACACTAATCACTAACAAGCAttcacacacacatacaaaATCTTAAATTACTTCGACCTACATACAATTCGACGAATTAAATCATTCACGAAAGAATTTCTCAACCTGCGTGAACGCTTTAGGATCATGAGGAAACTCATTAACAACCTCGATCACATAATTATGCGGAGAAACAGCATCAGATCCAATTGCACTGAAAGTGTTCGACGAAATGCTCAAGAGAAAAAACGCGGCGAAAATCATAATTAGTAGAGGTATGTACAAGAGGTGTTTCTTAAAAGAGGTGAAAAGAGACGAGGAGCTGATGGATTTAGACATTGACTTTGTGCGAGGGTGGGGATTTGATGGGTGGTGGTTGTTGGGTGTGTTGTTTTGTTTTCCTGTACTGCTAGCTCCGCTCACCATACAGGACTTTGCAGGTGTTCTTCGTGTGGCACGCGGGCGATGTGGCGATCTTCGGGGTCTCCTGCTTCGGACGATCGAACTTGACGTTCATATTCTCactttttatttctaaatatactagcctataacccgtgcgaagcacggcgaccatataattttaatttaattatttataagcttaatatcttactagcttatagcccgtgcaaggcacgggagctttttaattatttataaatttttaaaatatattttaaatgatgtgaaaaattaaatttataaataataaattaaaattatatgtatcatgccaaagtattaaattatttctatcaaattttaaaattttttaagtagaatatgtgacgccaactcctattagattatatttataaatatattttatattagaattattatactgtgattcaaatatttttctaaaaatttttatggttcgagattaaaattgataaacacaatttattttgaattaagaagatgaatcataaacatgcaataaaatagtagaatttgttttggattaaaaaacgTTTtagtattcgttcctcacataaatcgggcatattaattttaaaatatattagataaaaataattttgtgacggtgcgatttatacgattctacaattaaaattggtaggaaacatttattttggattaaaaaaaaccaaaaagacatgaaagacagaatttgtttccttataaacatgcaagtagatatcagtttccttatagaacataaattaattttgtcttaatctaacggtgcttatttgttcaatatacgatccaacggatgataagcttttgaatcataggaccatgcgaccaaattatctcccttacgcttattatatataagtatataattattcttgttttttattaattaaataaaatatgatattaaattataGAGTAAATGACACATTGCACCCCTTATCTTAGGTCATTTTTTCGATATGGtcttaaatttataatgttGGCAGAATGCAAcccttatttttgaattttatttcgtATTGCAACCCTGTAGTCAAATTCCATCCAAAATAATTGTTGCCGTTAGTTTTTATGAGGGTAAACTTGGAAAGAATTTTTCGAAGTTTAAATTTTGGCGTAGCGCACCCCGTAGTTTTATTATTGTAATGGATTGCATCCTAGctacaattttaaattttttttacaggaaataattttaatatgataaaattaaatactttttttagatatattgttaactaatattttaagtaatcattaaaatataatattttaggggtTGAAAATAGGGAATTGCATTGGGCTTGCTCTTAGAACACTATTGATATCTTCTTAAaaccaaatttattaaatatgtagGTCTGTATTTACATAATTAGCAGACAAAATTCTTATAGTTACAATGTGAGTCAATTTTTTGTggagttagagcatctccaa of Daucus carota subsp. sativus chromosome 3, DH1 v3.0, whole genome shotgun sequence contains these proteins:
- the LOC108210452 gene encoding glutaminyl-peptide cyclotransferase-like — protein: MVSGASSTGKQNNTPNNHHPSNPHPRTKSMSKSISSSSLFTSFKKHLLYIPLLIMIFAAFFLLSISSNTFSAIGSDAVSPHNYVIEVVNEFPHDPKAFTQGLLYGGNDTVFESTGLYGQSTVRRVAIQTGEILRLHKMESSYFGEGLTLIGDRLYQVTWLKKIGFIYDRNNFSKVKSFTHQMGDGWGLATDGKFLFGTDGSSTLYQIDPLNMKVIQKQVVTYNGYEVHNLNELEYINDEVWANVWQTDCIARISPKDGVVREWILLQSLREGLLAAGRKNFDVLNGIAWDKENDRIFVTGKLWPKLYEIKLHPAKKELHGNIEEICMPKRFVFGTHS